Proteins encoded together in one Catellatospora citrea window:
- a CDS encoding Hsp70 family protein yields the protein MAQHLLVVDFGTYQTTAALVTGAQVHPVPCPVTGALSWPSAVCLDGNDLLVGTAAVHRREALPRGFAAGPRQSLDSGEPVRLGDRQASAQEVLAVFLRTLHLEAERRFGVTVDRLALTVPAAYAPHDGRREALIALASDAGFPDVEVVADATAAMLDPHTHGDLPDGALVLVCDLGASWTVSLARMQGERPQLLAHETSGSGQDFDLLLVNDLRAVLHDWLTPALQSGGDTGLHARYAAGDFVRSVKHRLADTDEVVDRITPHAPPYRLNRGGLDRLAEPALRWLLASCRAVVARSGFALADVSGVLLVGGASRLPAARAVLHAELGRPVRHPAEPEYAVIRGAARWAGRVAARRVPANTASWRMEPLSWDLPDGRARLVRWLVAEGGQYGPGAALAQVRTADDRVYDLTAQREGILMEHRVAAGALLTSDSVAAVARSAKLLSGDRAAKRHQLRVDGDWLLTPDHELLVECERSGAYVRMRSIANGAVVNEVRPKQRVGDGNGKVFVGPGGRLALVAWNTDGQFSVWDVASGHLTSSFQAASNNRPVKVLVHEGQWRLIAEADRKVHVGRYVRDVATMWDLGTGTVVEEMVGEDLHRRYDGYTEHSPYDGFAPQCDSPDGRLRAGTAGTAVWLHESGTDEEVFRTDIATARSVRTAFSADGHHLLARWSTADTTCVDVWQV from the coding sequence ATGGCACAGCACCTCCTGGTGGTCGACTTCGGCACGTACCAGACCACGGCGGCACTCGTCACCGGGGCGCAGGTCCATCCGGTCCCGTGCCCGGTGACGGGCGCGCTCAGCTGGCCCTCGGCGGTCTGCCTGGACGGCAACGACCTGCTCGTGGGCACGGCCGCGGTGCATCGGCGCGAGGCGCTTCCGCGCGGGTTCGCCGCCGGGCCGCGGCAGTCGCTGGACAGCGGCGAGCCGGTCCGGCTGGGCGACCGGCAGGCCTCCGCCCAGGAGGTGCTGGCCGTGTTCCTGCGGACGCTGCACCTGGAGGCCGAGCGCCGCTTCGGCGTCACCGTCGACCGGCTGGCGCTGACCGTGCCGGCCGCCTACGCCCCGCACGACGGGCGCCGCGAAGCGCTCATCGCGCTGGCCTCGGACGCCGGTTTCCCCGACGTCGAGGTGGTCGCCGACGCCACCGCGGCGATGCTGGACCCGCACACCCACGGCGACCTGCCCGACGGCGCGCTGGTGCTGGTCTGCGACCTGGGCGCGTCGTGGACGGTGTCGCTGGCCCGGATGCAGGGCGAGCGCCCGCAGCTGCTGGCGCACGAGACCTCCGGCAGCGGCCAGGACTTCGACCTGCTGCTCGTCAACGACCTGCGGGCGGTGCTGCACGACTGGCTGACCCCGGCGCTGCAGTCCGGCGGCGACACCGGGCTGCACGCGCGGTATGCGGCAGGCGACTTCGTGCGCTCGGTCAAGCACCGGCTGGCCGACACCGACGAGGTGGTGGACCGGATCACACCGCACGCCCCGCCGTACCGGCTGAACCGGGGCGGGCTGGACCGGCTGGCCGAGCCGGCGCTGCGGTGGCTCCTGGCGAGCTGCCGGGCGGTGGTCGCCCGGTCCGGATTCGCGCTGGCCGACGTGAGCGGAGTGCTGCTGGTCGGCGGCGCGTCGCGGCTGCCCGCGGCCCGCGCGGTGCTGCACGCCGAACTGGGCCGCCCGGTGCGGCACCCGGCGGAGCCGGAGTACGCGGTGATCCGCGGGGCGGCGCGGTGGGCCGGCCGGGTCGCCGCGCGGCGGGTGCCGGCCAACACCGCGTCGTGGCGGATGGAGCCGCTGAGCTGGGACCTGCCCGACGGCCGGGCCCGCCTGGTGCGCTGGCTGGTCGCCGAGGGCGGGCAGTACGGCCCCGGGGCGGCGCTGGCGCAGGTGCGCACCGCCGACGACCGGGTGTACGACCTGACCGCGCAGCGCGAAGGCATCCTCATGGAGCACCGGGTCGCGGCCGGGGCGCTGCTGACCTCGGATTCCGTCGCGGCGGTGGCGCGTTCGGCGAAGCTGCTCAGCGGCGACCGGGCAGCCAAGCGGCACCAGCTGCGGGTGGACGGGGACTGGCTGCTCACCCCCGATCACGAGCTGCTGGTGGAGTGCGAGCGCTCCGGGGCGTACGTACGGATGCGGTCCATCGCCAACGGCGCGGTCGTCAACGAGGTGCGCCCGAAGCAGCGTGTCGGCGACGGCAACGGCAAGGTGTTCGTCGGGCCCGGCGGCCGGCTGGCACTGGTCGCCTGGAACACCGACGGGCAGTTCAGCGTGTGGGACGTGGCCAGCGGGCACCTGACCAGCAGCTTCCAGGCCGCGTCGAACAACCGGCCGGTGAAGGTGCTGGTGCACGAGGGCCAGTGGCGGCTGATCGCCGAGGCGGACCGCAAGGTCCATGTCGGACGGTACGTGCGCGACGTGGCGACGATGTGGGACCTGGGCACGGGCACGGTCGTCGAGGAGATGGTCGGCGAGGACCTGCACCGCCGCTACGACGGTTACACCGAGCACAGCCCGTACGACGGCTTCGCGCCGCAGTGCGACAGTCCCGACGGGCGGCTGCGCGCCGGAACCGCGGGCACCGCGGTGTGGCTGCACGAGTCCGGCACCGACGAGGAGGTGTTCCGCACCGACATCGCCACCGCGCGCTCGGTGCGCACCGCCTTCAGCGCCGACGGCCACCACCTGCTGGCCCGCTGGTCCACCGCCGACACCACCTGCGTCGACGTCTGGCAGGTCTGA
- a CDS encoding DUF2269 family protein, whose translation MTATATPTRRTPRTRPGPPRLPRNARRFLLTAHVVTSVGWLGVAYALLVMALSAQASTDPGTRAATYALMLSFDNAAMLPLGLAALVTGVILGVGSHWGVLRHWWVAVKLVLNVAVLVVPLLTRHPALVDAVDTARAGLLTDPGQQVLDGSIASVIVLTVATILSTYKPWGRTGAKF comes from the coding sequence GTGACCGCCACCGCCACCCCGACCCGGCGCACCCCGCGCACCCGGCCCGGCCCGCCGCGGCTGCCCCGCAACGCCCGCCGTTTCCTGCTCACCGCGCACGTCGTCACGTCCGTCGGCTGGCTCGGCGTCGCCTACGCGCTGCTCGTCATGGCGCTGAGCGCGCAGGCCTCCACCGACCCGGGCACCCGCGCGGCGACGTACGCCCTGATGCTGTCCTTCGACAACGCCGCGATGCTGCCCCTGGGCCTGGCGGCCCTGGTCACCGGCGTGATCCTGGGCGTGGGCAGCCACTGGGGCGTGCTCCGCCACTGGTGGGTGGCCGTCAAACTCGTGCTCAACGTCGCGGTGCTCGTCGTCCCGCTGCTGACCCGCCACCCGGCCCTGGTCGACGCCGTCGACACCGCCCGCGCCGGCCTGCTCACCGACCCCGGCCAGCAGGTCCTCGACGGCTCGATCGCCTCGGTGATCGTGCTGACCGTCGCCACGATCCTGTCCACCTACAAACCCTGGGGCCGCACCGGCGCCAAGTTCTGA
- a CDS encoding response regulator, with the protein MITVLLVDDQALVRAGFRALLSAQDDITVVGEAGDGEEGVRQTAALRPDVVLMDIRMPRLDGIEATRRIAADPALTEVKVVILTTFDLDEYVFDALRDGASGFLVKDTEPADLIQAVRVVARGDALLSPGVTRRLIAEYAQRSRRPKDSGRLAALDALTDREREVMALVAAGLSNDEIAERLFVSPATAKTHVSRAMVKLGARDRAHLVVEAYESGLVRPGWTGDNP; encoded by the coding sequence ATGATCACGGTACTGCTGGTGGACGACCAGGCACTGGTCCGCGCCGGGTTCCGGGCCCTGCTGTCCGCGCAGGACGACATCACCGTGGTGGGCGAGGCCGGCGACGGCGAGGAGGGCGTACGCCAGACCGCCGCGCTGCGCCCCGACGTCGTGCTCATGGACATCCGCATGCCGCGCCTGGACGGCATCGAGGCCACCCGCCGCATCGCCGCCGACCCGGCGCTGACCGAGGTGAAGGTCGTCATCCTGACCACGTTCGACCTCGACGAGTACGTGTTCGACGCGCTGCGCGACGGGGCCAGCGGCTTCCTGGTCAAGGACACCGAACCCGCCGACCTGATCCAGGCGGTGCGGGTGGTCGCCCGCGGCGACGCGCTGCTGTCCCCCGGCGTCACCCGGCGGCTCATCGCCGAGTACGCCCAGCGCTCGCGGCGGCCCAAGGACTCCGGTCGGCTGGCCGCACTGGACGCGCTCACCGACCGCGAACGCGAGGTGATGGCCCTGGTCGCCGCCGGGCTGTCCAACGACGAGATCGCCGAGCGGCTGTTCGTCAGCCCGGCCACCGCCAAGACCCACGTCAGCCGGGCCATGGTGAAACTCGGCGCGCGCGACCGCGCCCACCTGGTCGTCGAGGCGTACGAATCGGGCCTGGTCCGGCCCGGCTGGACAGGAGACAACCCGTGA
- a CDS encoding sensor histidine kinase, whose translation MTWDHPQRVRGRRFFPVLIALIQMVGVTFAATVAGSHNGTAAPRALDWFGYLLLAGSAAAMWLARVHVYAALATVGTVTLAYVALGYPWGPFFLAFLFTLIAAVVLGHRAAAWVTAGLGYALLVLVGWRLREQALLSWHWVVVAGVLVGVLLIAQVMRSNRDRMLELRRRRVGDERLRIAREVHDVVAHHISLINVQAGVALHLLDDDPEQARTALAAIKTASRDTLRELRATLGVLRGVDEEAPRSPAPSIDRLDELVQRFAGAGLRVDVRVTGIPRELPTPVDLAAYRIVQESLTNVHRHAGVDHAQVTIGYDTDELVVDVTDRGRGGDTADGNGLSGIRERVASLGGTVAIGPRAEGGFTVCAVLPTGSES comes from the coding sequence ATGACCTGGGACCACCCTCAACGAGTCCGGGGACGCAGGTTCTTCCCGGTGCTCATCGCCCTGATCCAGATGGTCGGGGTGACCTTCGCCGCGACCGTCGCCGGCAGCCACAACGGCACGGCCGCACCCCGCGCGCTCGACTGGTTCGGCTACCTGCTGCTGGCCGGGTCGGCCGCCGCGATGTGGCTGGCCCGCGTACACGTGTACGCCGCCCTCGCCACGGTCGGCACGGTCACCCTGGCCTACGTCGCGCTGGGCTACCCGTGGGGGCCGTTCTTCCTCGCGTTCCTGTTCACGCTGATCGCGGCGGTGGTGCTCGGGCACCGGGCCGCGGCCTGGGTCACCGCCGGGCTCGGGTACGCCCTGCTCGTGCTCGTCGGCTGGCGGCTGCGCGAGCAGGCCCTGCTCTCCTGGCACTGGGTCGTGGTCGCGGGCGTGCTGGTCGGGGTGCTGCTCATCGCGCAGGTGATGCGCAGCAACCGGGACCGGATGCTGGAGCTGCGCCGCCGCCGCGTCGGCGACGAGCGGCTGCGCATCGCCCGCGAGGTGCACGACGTCGTCGCCCACCACATCTCCCTGATCAACGTGCAGGCCGGGGTGGCGCTGCACCTGCTCGACGACGACCCGGAGCAGGCCCGCACCGCGCTCGCCGCGATCAAGACGGCCAGCCGGGACACCCTGCGCGAGCTGCGCGCCACGCTGGGCGTGCTGCGCGGCGTCGACGAGGAGGCTCCCCGCAGCCCGGCGCCGAGCATCGACCGGCTCGACGAACTGGTCCAGCGGTTCGCCGGGGCCGGGCTGCGGGTCGACGTCCGGGTCACCGGCATACCCCGTGAGCTGCCCACACCGGTGGACCTGGCCGCGTACCGGATCGTGCAGGAGTCGCTGACCAACGTGCACCGCCACGCCGGGGTCGACCACGCGCAGGTGACGATCGGATACGACACCGACGAGCTGGTCGTCGACGTCACCGACCGGGGTCGCGGCGGCGACACCGCCGACGGCAACGGCCTGTCCGGGATCCGCGAACGGGTCGCCTCGCTGGGCGGTACGGTCGCGATCGGACCGCGTGCCGAGGGCGGGTTCACCGTCTGCGCGGTCCTGCCCACCGGGAGCGAATCATGA
- a CDS encoding ACT domain-containing protein — MTGERDLGALLHGLQPQRHPYEYVFTTVTGNVPPGVHPVVMVAEPEGTTLVVMRAEADAAGLPYDFVASWITLRVHSALDAVGLTAAVSTALADVGISCNVVAGYFHDHLFVGCADADQAMAVLAGLATATRPIPA; from the coding sequence GTGACCGGAGAACGTGACCTTGGCGCGCTGCTGCACGGGCTGCAGCCCCAGCGCCACCCGTACGAATACGTCTTCACCACCGTCACGGGCAATGTCCCGCCGGGGGTGCACCCGGTCGTCATGGTCGCCGAGCCCGAGGGCACCACGCTGGTGGTGATGCGGGCCGAAGCCGACGCGGCCGGGCTGCCCTACGACTTCGTCGCCTCGTGGATCACCCTGCGGGTGCACTCGGCCCTGGACGCCGTCGGGCTGACCGCGGCCGTGTCCACCGCACTGGCCGACGTCGGCATCAGCTGCAACGTGGTCGCCGGATACTTCCACGACCACCTGTTCGTCGGCTGCGCCGACGCCGACCAGGCCATGGCCGTGCTGGCCGGCCTGGCCACCGCCACCCGCCCGATCCCCGCCTGA
- a CDS encoding molybdopterin-dependent oxidoreductase: protein MRRLIRPALSGLLAAAGGMATAELVASLVRPESSPLVAIGGTVIDATPTPIKEYAVATFGTNDKPLLIGTILVVLAALAAAVGVLAVRHRTAALLAIGALGLVGAAAALARPGARPLDALPALLAGAVSAGLLAWLAPKAVTAPPPPSPAAGTSPAAGTTEPATAPESGTPPVHETATAPGRTGRRSFLVAAGLVALGTALAGGLAAIIRRSGTQAADEARGAITLPAPADPGPPPEQTPGFYTPNQDFYRVDIALTVPRIDPRQWSLQITGMVDRPVELSFDDLLKQPLIERDITLNCVSNEVGGPYVGNARWLGVPLAPLLRAAGVQAGADQIVARAADGITIGTPTATVLDGRDAMLALGMNGQPLPLEHGFPVRMLTPGLYGYVGAAKWITSLELSTFSSFDAYWVQRGWAAMGPVKTASRIDRPKAFAQLPAGTVTVAGVAWAQHRGISAVEVQVDDTPWQQARLLPVPSTDTWVQWVWDWPATTAGSHTLRVRAVDGTGAVQTEQRADPFPDGATGWQTLAVTVT, encoded by the coding sequence ATGCGACGTCTGATCCGTCCCGCGCTGAGCGGGCTGCTGGCCGCCGCCGGCGGCATGGCCACCGCCGAACTCGTCGCCTCGCTGGTGCGACCCGAGTCCTCCCCGCTGGTCGCCATCGGCGGCACCGTCATCGACGCCACCCCGACGCCGATCAAGGAATACGCGGTCGCGACCTTCGGCACCAACGACAAACCACTGCTCATCGGCACCATCCTGGTCGTACTCGCGGCCCTGGCCGCAGCGGTCGGGGTGCTCGCGGTGCGCCACCGCACCGCCGCACTGCTCGCCATCGGCGCACTCGGCCTGGTCGGCGCGGCCGCCGCGCTGGCCCGCCCCGGCGCCCGCCCGCTCGACGCCCTGCCCGCCCTGCTCGCCGGAGCCGTCTCCGCCGGCCTGCTGGCCTGGCTGGCCCCGAAAGCCGTCACCGCACCCCCGCCCCCATCCCCGGCGGCCGGGACGAGCCCAGCCGCAGGCACGACCGAACCCGCGACTGCGCCGGAGTCGGGAACACCGCCGGTCCACGAGACGGCAACCGCACCAGGCCGCACTGGACGGCGCTCCTTCCTCGTCGCGGCCGGGCTGGTCGCGCTGGGCACCGCGCTCGCGGGCGGGCTCGCCGCGATCATCCGCCGCAGCGGCACCCAGGCCGCCGACGAGGCCCGCGGCGCGATCACGCTGCCCGCTCCCGCCGACCCGGGACCGCCACCGGAGCAGACACCCGGCTTCTACACACCCAACCAGGACTTCTACCGCGTCGACATCGCGCTGACCGTGCCCCGGATCGACCCGCGCCAGTGGAGCCTGCAGATCACCGGCATGGTCGACCGCCCCGTCGAACTCAGCTTCGACGACCTGCTCAAACAACCCCTGATCGAACGCGACATCACGCTCAACTGCGTGTCCAACGAGGTCGGCGGCCCGTACGTCGGCAACGCCCGCTGGCTCGGGGTGCCGCTGGCACCGCTGCTGCGCGCCGCCGGCGTGCAGGCCGGCGCGGACCAGATCGTCGCCCGGGCCGCGGACGGCATCACCATCGGCACTCCGACCGCCACCGTGCTCGACGGCCGCGACGCGATGCTGGCGCTGGGCATGAACGGCCAGCCGCTGCCGCTGGAGCACGGCTTCCCGGTCCGCATGCTCACCCCCGGCCTCTACGGCTACGTCGGCGCCGCCAAATGGATCACGTCACTGGAGCTGTCGACCTTCAGCAGCTTCGACGCGTACTGGGTGCAGCGCGGGTGGGCCGCGATGGGCCCGGTCAAGACCGCCTCGCGCATCGACCGTCCCAAGGCGTTCGCGCAGCTCCCGGCGGGCACGGTGACCGTCGCCGGGGTCGCCTGGGCGCAACACCGCGGCATCAGCGCGGTCGAGGTCCAGGTCGACGACACGCCGTGGCAGCAGGCCCGGCTGCTGCCGGTGCCGTCCACCGACACCTGGGTGCAGTGGGTGTGGGACTGGCCCGCCACCACCGCCGGCAGCCACACGCTGCGGGTACGCGCCGTCGACGGCACCGGCGCGGTGCAGACCGAACAGCGGGCCGACCCGTTCCCCGACGGCGCGACAGGTTGGCAGACGCTCGCGGTCACGGTGACCTGA
- a CDS encoding fasciclin domain-containing protein, whose translation MYGKRKLTALAAVAAFSLSLALSACGSETMTTATQPTALPTTVPTALPSMPGGTTGGEFGPACAGIPTDPANPGSLAMMAQQPVATAAAANPQLSTLVAAIQAGDLADTLNSAEAVTVFAPTNEAFAKIPKADLDKVLADKDMLKKILTYHVVSGKTAPDALAGTHKTLEGQDITVTGSGTDFKVNDTAMIVCGNIQTRNGVVYLVDSVLMPPS comes from the coding sequence ATGTACGGGAAGAGGAAGCTCACCGCGCTCGCGGCCGTCGCCGCGTTCTCGCTCTCGCTGGCGCTCAGCGCCTGCGGGAGCGAGACCATGACGACGGCCACGCAGCCGACCGCCCTGCCGACCACGGTGCCGACGGCCCTGCCGTCGATGCCCGGCGGCACCACCGGCGGCGAGTTCGGACCGGCCTGCGCCGGCATCCCCACCGACCCGGCCAACCCGGGCAGCCTGGCGATGATGGCCCAGCAGCCGGTGGCCACCGCGGCAGCCGCCAACCCGCAGCTGTCCACGCTGGTCGCCGCCATTCAGGCCGGTGACCTGGCCGACACGCTCAACAGCGCCGAGGCCGTCACCGTCTTCGCACCGACCAACGAGGCCTTCGCGAAGATCCCGAAGGCCGACCTGGACAAGGTGCTCGCCGACAAGGACATGCTCAAGAAGATCCTGACCTACCACGTGGTATCCGGAAAGACCGCGCCCGACGCGCTCGCCGGCACCCACAAGACGCTCGAAGGCCAGGACATCACGGTCACCGGCAGCGGCACCGATTTCAAGGTCAACGACACCGCGATGATCGTCTGCGGCAACATCCAGACTCGCAACGGCGTGGTCTACCTCGTCGACAGCGTGCTCATGCCTCCGTCCTGA
- a CDS encoding anti-sigma factor, translating to MSEIHSLAGPYVLHALDESERETFIQHLRGCETCAAEVAELNETVARLADDAWSVPPPALRDNVLAAVRRTRQIPPARPVRVRREPTRWWRHPAALTTAACLLVAALVGGATWTVQEQRLRDERATAQAAQQELARTQAVLTAQDATVRTSDVAGGGKVTVVASPSQDAAVILLATHSPGAQKAYQFWLMEGTTPHSAGVLAAGQGTATHLVSGVNAADAMGLTVEPAGGSASPTLPIIAEIPMK from the coding sequence ATGAGCGAGATTCACTCTCTGGCGGGTCCGTACGTGCTGCACGCGCTGGACGAGTCCGAGCGCGAGACGTTCATCCAGCACCTGCGCGGGTGCGAGACGTGCGCGGCCGAGGTGGCCGAGCTGAACGAGACCGTGGCGCGGCTGGCCGACGACGCCTGGTCGGTGCCGCCGCCGGCGCTGCGGGACAACGTGCTGGCCGCGGTGCGGCGCACCCGGCAGATCCCGCCGGCCCGGCCGGTGCGCGTACGGCGCGAGCCCACGCGCTGGTGGCGGCATCCGGCGGCGCTGACCACGGCGGCATGCCTGCTGGTCGCGGCGCTGGTCGGCGGGGCGACCTGGACGGTGCAGGAGCAGCGGCTGCGCGACGAGCGGGCCACGGCGCAGGCCGCGCAGCAGGAGCTGGCGCGTACGCAGGCGGTGCTGACCGCGCAGGACGCGACGGTGCGCACCTCCGACGTGGCCGGTGGCGGCAAGGTCACCGTGGTGGCCTCGCCCAGCCAGGACGCCGCGGTGATCCTACTGGCCACGCACTCGCCGGGGGCGCAGAAGGCGTACCAGTTCTGGCTGATGGAGGGCACGACGCCGCACTCGGCCGGGGTGCTCGCCGCCGGGCAGGGCACCGCCACGCACCTGGTCAGCGGGGTCAACGCCGCCGACGCGATGGGCCTGACCGTGGAGCCGGCCGGTGGTTCGGCCAGCCCGACACTGCCCATCATTGCCGAGATACCCATGAAATAG
- the sigK gene encoding ECF RNA polymerase sigma factor SigK, with amino-acid sequence MNGDEQPYQRPDRLSSVPDVAPPADAETLLRAVARGDEAAFTRLYELVAPRVYGLARRVVRDPAQAEEVAQEALVEVWRTASRFDPARGSATAWVFTITHRRAVDRVRSEQAALDRVQRMAPEATQTPADEVVEQATARLQRQQVRRCIKTLTDLQREAITLAYYGGYTYQQVAQLLGAGLPTVKTRMRDGLIRLRDCLGVEVSA; translated from the coding sequence GTGAACGGTGACGAACAGCCGTACCAACGGCCCGATCGGCTGTCGAGCGTGCCCGACGTGGCGCCGCCCGCCGACGCCGAGACCCTGCTGCGGGCCGTGGCCCGCGGCGACGAGGCGGCCTTCACCAGGCTCTACGAGTTGGTCGCGCCGCGCGTCTACGGGCTGGCCCGGCGCGTCGTGCGCGACCCGGCGCAGGCCGAGGAGGTCGCGCAGGAGGCGCTGGTGGAGGTGTGGCGCACGGCCAGCCGCTTCGATCCGGCGCGCGGCTCGGCGACCGCGTGGGTCTTCACCATCACCCACCGCCGCGCCGTGGACCGGGTGCGCTCCGAGCAGGCCGCGCTGGACCGGGTGCAGCGGATGGCGCCCGAGGCGACGCAGACGCCCGCCGACGAGGTGGTCGAGCAGGCCACCGCGCGGCTGCAGCGCCAGCAGGTGCGCCGGTGCATCAAGACCCTCACCGACCTGCAGCGCGAGGCGATCACCCTGGCCTACTACGGCGGTTACACCTACCAGCAGGTCGCCCAGTTGCTGGGCGCCGGGCTGCCCACCGTGAAGACCCGCATGCGCGACGGCCTGATCCGGCTGCGCGACTGCCTCGGCGTGGAGGTGTCGGCATGA
- a CDS encoding TetR/AcrR family transcriptional regulator produces the protein MSRARVPAGAPLCAAVRELLCEVGYDKMTMDAIASRAHMSKATLYRHWPGKPDLVAQVLRQQQADDVAPADTGSLRGDLIELLSAAARCVVEEGPLIHALSFAMQTDPELAGIVRGQVYPEIHRHTEALLERAVQRGEIKPQPFDSLFPDLVTALLMARHLGHGRPLDDEYLARVCDEVLLPVLAR, from the coding sequence ATGAGCCGTGCCCGCGTGCCCGCCGGAGCGCCCCTGTGCGCCGCCGTGCGCGAGCTGCTGTGCGAGGTCGGCTACGACAAGATGACCATGGACGCGATCGCGTCGCGCGCGCACATGAGCAAGGCGACGCTGTACCGGCACTGGCCCGGCAAGCCCGACCTCGTCGCGCAGGTGCTGCGCCAGCAGCAGGCCGACGACGTCGCCCCCGCCGACACCGGCAGCCTGCGCGGGGACCTGATCGAGCTGCTGTCCGCCGCGGCCCGCTGCGTCGTCGAGGAGGGGCCGCTGATCCACGCGCTGTCCTTCGCGATGCAGACCGACCCCGAACTCGCCGGCATCGTTCGCGGCCAGGTGTATCCCGAGATCCACCGGCACACCGAGGCGCTGCTGGAGCGCGCGGTGCAGCGCGGCGAGATCAAGCCGCAGCCCTTCGACAGCCTCTTCCCCGACCTCGTCACGGCGCTGCTGATGGCGAGGCACCTCGGACACGGCCGGCCGCTCGACGACGAGTACCTGGCCCGGGTCTGCGACGAGGTCCTGCTCCCCGTCCTGGCCCGCTGA
- a CDS encoding MFS transporter, translating to MTTTVSRPEAAEPSAAAPNPRRWLALTIIAIAQLMVVLDATIVNIALPKMQVDLGISDAERQWVLTAYTLTFGGLLLLGGRIADYWGRKRTFIAGAIGFAAASALGGLAWDGLSLFAARGLQGAFGALLAPAGLALLTVLFTDAKERAKAFAVYGAIAGGGAALGLLLGGVLTEYADWRWCLLVNIPIAIIAIAAAIPFVPESKAEGNTRYDIPGAIAVTLGLVALVYGLTKAAEPEHGWDSPEALAYMGGGLALLVVFVVIQKFSKNPLLPLRILLDRNRGGAYLSSTLTGAGLMGAFFFLTFYFQGVLGYTPIEAGLASLPISAGVFISAGIASQLLPKLGAKPLMIAGAVLAAGSMLFLTQIGVTTSYASHVLPGALVLGLGLGFTFVPLSSLALVGVPQHDAGAASATLNATQQVGGSLGAALLSTFALNATTDYATEHLKPGMDPQTAGFVQAEAAVHGFATAFAWGGGLLVVSAIVITVLIKVRKSDLPTEGAVHVG from the coding sequence ATGACCACCACGGTCTCCCGACCCGAGGCTGCGGAGCCTTCCGCCGCCGCCCCGAACCCCCGGCGCTGGCTCGCCCTGACGATCATCGCCATCGCGCAGCTGATGGTGGTCCTCGACGCGACCATCGTGAACATCGCCCTGCCCAAAATGCAGGTGGACCTGGGCATCTCCGACGCCGAGCGGCAGTGGGTGCTCACCGCGTACACGCTGACGTTCGGTGGCCTGCTGCTGCTCGGCGGCCGTATCGCCGACTACTGGGGCCGCAAGCGCACCTTCATCGCCGGCGCGATCGGCTTCGCGGCGGCGTCCGCGCTGGGCGGCCTGGCCTGGGACGGCCTGAGCCTGTTCGCCGCGCGCGGCCTGCAGGGCGCGTTCGGCGCGCTGCTCGCCCCGGCCGGCCTGGCCCTGCTGACGGTGCTGTTCACCGACGCCAAGGAGCGCGCCAAGGCGTTCGCCGTGTACGGCGCCATCGCCGGCGGCGGCGCGGCGCTCGGCCTGCTGCTGGGCGGCGTGCTCACCGAGTACGCCGACTGGCGCTGGTGCCTGCTGGTCAACATCCCGATCGCGATCATCGCCATCGCGGCGGCGATCCCGTTCGTGCCGGAGAGCAAGGCCGAGGGCAACACCCGCTACGACATCCCCGGCGCGATCGCGGTCACCCTGGGCCTGGTCGCCCTGGTGTACGGCCTGACCAAGGCCGCCGAGCCGGAGCACGGCTGGGACTCCCCGGAGGCGCTGGCCTACATGGGCGGCGGCCTGGCGCTGCTGGTCGTGTTCGTGGTCATCCAGAAGTTCTCGAAGAACCCGCTGCTGCCGCTGCGCATCCTGCTCGACCGCAACCGCGGCGGCGCGTACCTGTCCAGCACCCTGACCGGTGCCGGCCTGATGGGCGCGTTCTTCTTCCTGACCTTCTACTTCCAGGGCGTGCTCGGCTACACCCCGATCGAGGCCGGTCTGGCCTCGCTGCCGATCTCGGCGGGCGTGTTCATCTCCGCCGGCATCGCCAGCCAGCTGCTGCCGAAGCTGGGCGCGAAGCCGCTGATGATCGCCGGTGCGGTGCTGGCCGCGGGCTCGATGCTGTTCCTCACCCAGATCGGCGTGACCACCTCGTACGCCAGCCACGTGCTGCCCGGCGCGCTCGTGCTCGGCCTCGGCCTGGGCTTCACGTTCGTGCCGCTGTCCAGCCTCGCGCTGGTCGGCGTGCCGCAGCACGACGCCGGTGCGGCCAGTGCCACGTTGAACGCCACCCAGCAGGTGGGCGGTTCGCTGGGCGCGGCGCTGCTGAGCACGTTCGCGCTGAACGCGACCACGGACTACGCGACCGAGCACCTCAAGCCGGGCATGGACCCGCAGACGGCGGGCTTCGTGCAGGCCGAGGCGGCGGTGCACGGGTTCGCGACGGCGTTCGCGTGGGGCGGCGGGCTGCTGGTCGTGTCCGCGATCGTGATCACGGTCCTGATCAAGGTCCGCAAGTCGGACCTGCCGACGGAGGGCGCGGTCCACGTCGGCTGA